The sequence below is a genomic window from Paramisgurnus dabryanus chromosome 4, PD_genome_1.1, whole genome shotgun sequence.
atgttaaACACCGATCGCTCTACGCAGCGCTGAATGCTGTCATCAGATCAGGCTGTCACGGGCTCATCTAACCTTGTACTTTGGCCTCCGTCTGTACGCCAACGTCCTTCACATATCGCAACTCCTCGCCGTTTGGGACACATTTGTTTTCCTCGAAATCCGGGCGAGACCGCCGACTATGAGATGCTGCCATTCACTAACACTGAGCTGTCATCTGTCTAGGAACGGCTAGGAACAACGACTCTTTCGTCTTTACGTTGTCCTGTTCCTATTTGCGCTGACGTCATATGTGGGCGGAGTAACCTTTCTTAAAGGCGCCGCAGGCTTATTACTGACAAATAGAAAGAACGTTGGCATATATCAAAGTCATCTTTTAGTTTCGTTTTTTTATATTAGAAACAGAGAAATATTACCCACTATTtactattatattttttttatattttaaatattaagtatTACAAAGACATTAATGTGTTGTGTAAAGTCCTCTAACTATAAAATTATcttaatctttatttttttttaataaaatttacaATTGCATAACCAAGAAACATTACAGAATGCTTCACATATCGTAAATTTTCATATAACATCTACTATAATGTCTAATATAATTTCTATGTGTACTTTAAAACTGTATTTGAAGGCGAGTTTTCATTTGccttatataatattttataacaaaTTCAACATAAGTTGATTCTAAAAATTATTctaaataaactacatttaagatacactttaaataacattaaatatacTGCTAAAAGTGataatacatatttataaataattcagTAGCATATGTTTAAACAAATACTAATAAGTATCGATGCAACAAAATATGGGAACAAATTTATTTACCTTTTAAGTCTTTATTAACTTACAAGAGAAACTGTGGCACACTTTATGTGTGGGTTATCTTACAAAACTAATGCAaaaactgtacagtatgtacatATGACAAACAGAGTTATTGTTGTTTAATATCTAACAAAAAAGCAAACCATGTGTGTTAATATTATGAAATCTAAACGTTTCACAACCATCAATAAGGTGCTATGTAGGTATCTATACATCAGCAAACTCTTATATGAACAGCACAAAAAAACCTATTTAATAGTGCAActaaaaataatactttttttttttattaaacatcaGACTGCTTAtgtgtaatattttatatagttaTAATACTCCACAGCTAAACCAGCTGTGATCCTAAACTAAACATTAGTAAACTGCTGTTGAAAGTGGTCTGAAACTACAGTGCCCATGTTGTAAGACCAACATTAAGCAAACAAAATAACATTTGAGGGGCAATGCCAATTAACTCATATAATGAATGCTTACCAGCCCCAGCCAACAACAacatatgaaataaaaaaatctatttgtgaCGCACCGCATCACATCACTGCAACAGAACaatataattttgtattacCCATGAAATGAGATAAAAGACAAACGAAAAGTCTGATTTTTAGTGGTGTATGTCTGAGTAATACAGTAACAAACTCCCTAAAATGTTATTATGCAAACACTACACCTGTTTACAACACTATAAAGTCTTTGGATAACATTACCTTTCCAAAGTTCCTTACTTTTCTTAAAAAGGTAGCACATTAAGATTAAACCAATTGGAGGAAGGTGCCCTGTATTGTGCCTGACAAGAACGCTACCCTTACTGACCCCCGTAAAGCTAATCAGTCTGTGAGGCACAAAGTGGTGCACTTTCCTCCATTGTACTAAGATTACCATGCACGTTTATCCGTCATTAAAGCCTTTAACTGTGGCAACAGAACTTGTGAGTAAATCTGGTGTAACAGCGCCCTCTAGCCGTAAAGGTGACTCAGATGGGTCACTTGGCTAATACGATGGCCATGTATGGCGTCTTAGTCAGTTCTTGAAGGCTCCGCAGCGGCTGGCTCTGCAGATGAAGGCCTTCAGCATGTTGCCGTCGACTTGCGAGAAGGCCGTTGTCTGCGTGACCGCAGTCAAGTGGTTGACACAGAATTTAAAACAGAACTCCTCTAGATCCTTCAGATAATGGGGGTGGAACatgtaaatgtgaatgaaaaATCAACAATAAAACATTCAATAGGCATTTGCTACACATTCTAGTAAGCCACGCCCCGAAAGTGATTTTGAGTTACCTCAGCATCATATTTGATGGCTGCAGACAGAAGCGAGAAAGCGTTCTCCACAGTGATGCCTCTTTTAATGATATGCTGACACAACTTCTTCAGCCTGTTTTCGCAGTACGACGTTGCCAAGTCAAGCAATCCTGTGAAAGATATCCAGATTGATCTATATTAGTATATGAAACATTAAAATATCGAACATAGTTCAGCCTTGTAACATTAGTGTTACCAAAAACAAAATGCAAAGAGTACTCGGCTCCCACTTaattcacattttttatgaggtcctattttaaaggaaaacaccaccgtttttttatattttactatgttcttacctcaacttagattaattaatacatacctatctttatttaaTGCgcgcacttaatctttgtacagcgcttcttgactgtgttagcatttagcctagccccattcattcctaaggatccaaacaaaagttttatttgtgccaccatacttactcgtgtaacttcTCATGTTACAGTCTTTAATTAGGGAAAATATGAAAGTGTTTGATGGCtactaaattcatccctgtttggagccacaggaattaatggggctaagctaaatgctaacatattcacgacgcgctgtacataCAGTAGATTAAAAATGCACACGTTGaaaaaaggtatgtattaattcgtcggAGTTAAGGTAAGGTGTTTTCCTTttaatacgttttttttttttattacttattgatgtgtttgttgaaatattttgcaaatgtaCCACTGCAAACTGAACCCACCAATGGCATCCTCGGGAGGAAGATCCACACTGTCAGTGTAGAGAAACTCAAGGAAAGCGCGGTAAACCGGGAACGAAAACTGCTCAATCTCAATTACTTCTTTCATATCTTCATTCCAGTGAGACTGGAACATGGATCTAAAGTGCTCGCACCTGCGATACAGAAGAAGTCATTTGATTGGGTGAGATCTCTGAACATGTCACTCTGAAAGAGCTAGACTCACCTGATTTTGAGGACAGCTTTGTGGACGTGGATGTACTTCCCGTCGATGCTGAATTTAAGGTCAGAGGTCTCTGGGTTGTCAAACTCTTTTTTAAGTGACTGGGCCACCGTGAGGAAATCATCATGCTCTGGTTATAACAAACACAGTGCGGTTACATAACAGCAGCGAGGTGTGTGCCTAGTTATTAGTTTACATGCATAAATTAGCAATCACATTTTGATTTATTACATAGTCAACAtcagctaaaaaaaaacatttatagacGACAACATTGACTCACCCATGGTGAGCAGCCGCCACGTCACAGAGGGTGTGGCAAAGCATGCAAACACGTCATCCGTGCTGGTGAAGTGCGTGAGGTGCGGCAGTACGATAGGCTGTCCACGGCACTGCCCCCACATGTACACTTGACCGCTTTGGGTTTTCGCGGCAGAGGTGTGCGTGGAATGGCAGGCGGCGATTTCCACGATCCTGGTGGGGCAACAAATAGGTGGAGCAGTTACATCAGGAAGGCGGCATGGATTGGAAAAAAGAGACGGAAGTGTCGAAAGGAGAGGGTCAGAACCAAAGCCAAGATCTTATACGAGTCTTATTGTAGGAATTGTTATAGGTCATCCTTTGCACATTTAACCACAAACCAAAACCAAAAATAAAGTAACTGAAGGGAGGGGGAATGGTCAAGAAAACACTCAAAACAGGATGGCTTACAGGAAGCTCCCGCTACACCATCAGGAAACCTCTCTAGGATGCAACAATGGCACTGACAAATGCGCACGTCAACGTTGTGCATCTTTTGCAAACAAAAGCTCTCCGTGAGCATTTCTTCTCACAGGAAGAGTTTGCTTTTTTAAGTGAGCTGACAACCTTGACAACATTTTAAGGCATCATGTTGTGTTTGATGCGAAGGCTATTCCAAACAATAGGTAGTTATATGTTGCATATTTCTATAAGCTTTTATTAACAAACCCTCTTACCTTTCTTTCTCAGTCATGACCTGAACAGGGCTGAGCTGGTTGCTCTTGTTTCCAGTGCCCAGCTGGCCATATGCGTTTGCTCCCCACGCAAACAGCAGACCCTCATCTGTCAGTGCTAGAGAATGGGCGTAACCTGAGGCAATCTGAAGCAGAGAACACAGATCCATTTACTTAGCATCAATTTGTTCAGTGACATTATGCTAGCATGACAGTTAGTTCAtaaactctttcgccgccattgacaagttaactcgtcagttatgagaaaacgcttccctgccaatgacgagtatttccggcttttcgcaataccactattatctTCCGCAACTTATGCAACCCGGATGTAATGCCTCACGTGCAAGTAAGAACTCATTGTACCACGTTTTGAGgatcactctgaatctgatctttaacaaaaattatctcagctttttgctaaacattttgtgtttttttgaagaaacctatccATATTTGAAAGGGGATTACCAGAGAACTAaggtttgtttgaaagcaaagcttcagttttttcatttgatatattgtatgtttatatatttaaagaaaatgcattccagaaaatgttcatacttttgtgaaaatcatacaaattctggcactggctggcaacttttttaaataaaagctgGTGGCAAAAGAGTtaattgttcacccaaaaaaatgaaaattatgttatCATTTCCCACTCTCTTGcggttacaaacctgtataaatgtctttgttctgatgaacacaaaaggaagatattttgaggaatgtttctAAACAAACCTATCAgagaccccattgacttccatagtatttttcctTTCTACTACAGacgtcaatggtgcttctgtttcctgcttgattacaaatataattcttttcgggtgaactatccctttaacatcttTATATATAATCTGTATTGTACTGAATTACACtgtattgtattttgttttaaaggaaaacaccaccgtttttcaatattttactctattcttacctcaacttagcgGATTATTACATGCCTATCTTTAttaaatgcgtgcacttttaatctttgtacagcgcatcgtgaatgtgttagcattaagcctagccccattccTTCATTAAATTCTAAATTAatctctgtttggatcctaaggaatgaatggggctaggctaaatgctaacaccttcacaacgcactgtacaaagattaaatgcaagcattgaaaaaagactggcatgtattaattagtctaagttgagataaaaacatagtaaaatattgaaaacggtggtgttATTAAATACTATTTTTACCTAATGTAATGCCCCATTACACTTtgcataaatacattttcatataCATGAATACCAAAATTTGTGCTGGTTTACCGATAAGTATTGGCCTTTACTTCTGATTTCCTATTACAATTAGCTTTTGCTGTCTATATTTGTgtccctgcctgtgaaaacccaaatTCTTGTTAAATTCATTTTTGTCATTTACAGTTTCCTAAAATCATCCTTTGTAATGTAAAGATCATTCTTTAAAAAGTAAGCACGTGTCAAAGACTGAAataagtgaaatcaaactttgatgctccaaaatcTCACAATTAAATTATAACACTTTAGCCTGGTTTTTTTTACTGGGGTCACATTTTATCCCAGATTCTCCCGCtcatacctgcagcacacagtGGTTTTGCAGAGCGGCTAAGCGACATGGTGTCAGCTGGTTCCCATTGTTGCCCAATCCCAGCTGGCCGTTTCCATTGTAACCCCACCCATAAACCTGaaacacatttcacaaataACATAATGCAACACAGCAAAGTTTGAGGAAAAAAGTATGATGCCAAAAAATACAGCACAAATGTCACACCTGCCCCAACCATCATACAATACACAATAAATACTCCGTCCCATGCAAAAGTGCCATTAGGATCGGTGCAATTACAAAAGACAATGAAGATATTAAAAAATTTTCCAGTTCTTACCTCACCATTATCTGCCACGGCTATAGAAGAGGTCTGTCCACAGGCTATACTGACCATCACTTTGTTCTGAAGACAGCTGGATACTTTGCGGGGCGTCGGCTGGTTGGCGGTGGATCCTGAACCCACCTGACCGCAATTGTTGTACCCCCATGCAAACACCTACAATGACCCATACTCTGTATTAACATTTAAGTAAGCCTACAGAATACTGAAAATGTAAAGGATGCTGAATTTACTACTAGAACATGGAGCGTCACGCAGTGTTAGGCCCGAGCTGATTTCGGTCACAGTAAGAACAAAAGCCCTCACAGCTTAGCAAACAAGGTCACATGCTATTCGATTAAAGATGCACGGCAAGGCTAAGCGGTTAACTCCACTTGCAAAAGACAGACTGTGGTGGTGTTCAAACCTAAATCCATCTAATACTCTTTAATATGTAACTTGCTGAAATGCATTTGAAAGATTCCTGTAGCTCACATGGTCCTGGTAACGCCAAGGCAGTGGGACTAAATCCTATGAAAGGCAtgtcaaatgcatacatgtaaaggtgtgttaaacaaacaaaaacagctTCCATGTCTCACCTCACCGTCATGGGTCAAAGCTAAAGAGTGGTGAGAGCCACAGGAAATCTCTGTCACCCTCTTGTTCTGCAGGTTAGTTGACACCAGGACAGGTGACACACCTTGATTGGTTGTCCCATTGCCCAGCTGGCTGTACCCATTATGCCCCCATGCATACAACTCACCCTCTGCAAGGACAGGAAGTAACTTAAGTGAATAAAACATTAGAATAGCATACATTCTAATAATCCTATTCCTAATAAACACGCTTATACCTTCGGTTATCAGCAGAACGTGCGGTCCACTGCCGTAGCTCAGATTGACCACCTTCTTTCCGCTCAGAGAGTCCAGCTTTTTAGGGACAATTGAACTTTGACTGTCTCCAGTCCCGAGACAATTACTGCAGTTCACACCCAAAACATACACCTGTGCGAGAGAATGCAACTTATTAGCACACATATATatgctgttttaaaaaaaaacactgatgcTGTTGGCTGCTTACTTCATCATCATGGGTGATGTAGATGGCCTCATTTGCAGATGCCCCAAAGATGCAAGCCTGACGGATGGAGGCGAGCTCCTGCGCATCTAACAGGGTGAAGAGAGGCCACTTACTGATATCCACCATGGCAACAGATCTGCTGTTATTAGGCGAGTATTGAAAATGTACTTCCAGAGGTTCTGCCTATGAAACACATACAAAAGTCAGAGATGCTTGCCTATTAAGTTTTAAGCATACAAGAGATGCCACAGTGCCAGTCTTTGAAGGATTTAAAATAATTGGTAGTGAGGGACACACAATAGGATTGCTTTTGGcaattttaaagagcaccaattttccgattcacgattttacatttccgttggtgtgtaggtgtgtattagttAACTAGAGCCCGACTGATAAAGGATTTTGAAGaccgataccgatacaaatgtttgttcattttaaaatcCAATATTCCGATATATTGGCcgatataatttttatttcagaaacacgcaacaaaacattaacagatttccctaacattagttatttgtagttatttatgagttttaactaaaataatatgataatgcattttaaaaagaaactttcttttatttctttattttctcaTGACCAACTCACCATGAACTTACTTAACCGTTGTTCTCTCTGCCCGACTCGCTGCATCAGCAGGTTGCACGATGTGTGACGCGTTATACACGAGTGTTGCCAACAGGGAGGTTGCAGAATGCCCTCTGGTGGACAAACTATACAACGGCAACACTCATGACATGGTTGAAG
It includes:
- the LOC135785852 gene encoding RCC1 and BTB domain-containing protein 1-like isoform X2, coding for MVDISKWPLFTLLDAQELASIRQACIFGASANEAIYITHDDEVYVLGVNCSNCLGTGDSQSSIVPKKLDSLSGKKVVNLSYGSGPHVLLITEEGELYAWGHNGYSQLGNGTTNQGVSPVLVSTNLQNKRVTEISCGSHHSLALTHDGEVFAWGYNNCGQVGSGSTANQPTPRKVSSCLQNKVMVSIACGQTSSIAVADNGEVYGWGYNGNGQLGLGNNGNQLTPCRLAALQNHCVLQIASGYAHSLALTDEGLLFAWGANAYGQLGTGNKSNQLSPVQVMTEKERIVEIAACHSTHTSAAKTQSGQVYMWGQCRGQPIVLPHLTHFTSTDDVFACFATPSVTWRLLTMEHDDFLTVAQSLKKEFDNPETSDLKFSIDGKYIHVHKAVLKIRCEHFRSMFQSHWNEDMKEVIEIEQFSFPVYRAFLEFLYTDSVDLPPEDAIGLLDLATSYCENRLKKLCQHIIKRGITVENAFSLLSAAIKYDAEDLEEFCFKFCVNHLTAVTQTTAFSQVDGNMLKAFICRASRCGAFKN
- the LOC135785852 gene encoding RCC1 and BTB domain-containing protein 1-like isoform X1 translates to MQRVGQREQRLSKFMAEPLEVHFQYSPNNSRSVAMVDISKWPLFTLLDAQELASIRQACIFGASANEAIYITHDDEVYVLGVNCSNCLGTGDSQSSIVPKKLDSLSGKKVVNLSYGSGPHVLLITEEGELYAWGHNGYSQLGNGTTNQGVSPVLVSTNLQNKRVTEISCGSHHSLALTHDGEVFAWGYNNCGQVGSGSTANQPTPRKVSSCLQNKVMVSIACGQTSSIAVADNGEVYGWGYNGNGQLGLGNNGNQLTPCRLAALQNHCVLQIASGYAHSLALTDEGLLFAWGANAYGQLGTGNKSNQLSPVQVMTEKERIVEIAACHSTHTSAAKTQSGQVYMWGQCRGQPIVLPHLTHFTSTDDVFACFATPSVTWRLLTMEHDDFLTVAQSLKKEFDNPETSDLKFSIDGKYIHVHKAVLKIRCEHFRSMFQSHWNEDMKEVIEIEQFSFPVYRAFLEFLYTDSVDLPPEDAIGLLDLATSYCENRLKKLCQHIIKRGITVENAFSLLSAAIKYDAEDLEEFCFKFCVNHLTAVTQTTAFSQVDGNMLKAFICRASRCGAFKN